A DNA window from Lujinxingia litoralis contains the following coding sequences:
- a CDS encoding DUF4349 domain-containing protein: RATGASPGPGAGTTSESAPAEQAPAQRLLVYSASLHMAVYQVDTVQQAALALTERLGGYASRRTTQQLTLRIPAEHFRQALDELSRLGEVSHTQWQAHDVSEAYRDLNIRLQNALEVHARMSAILERAQTVEDTLRVEAQLARLTQEIEQLRSQIENLSQQIALSTIDIHFQVRQHAELPADDYLLPFSWLNELGLESLLRAPEATR; this comes from the coding sequence CGGGCCACCGGCGCTTCGCCCGGGCCGGGCGCCGGGACGACCTCCGAGTCGGCACCGGCTGAGCAGGCCCCCGCCCAACGCCTGCTGGTCTACTCCGCCTCGCTGCACATGGCCGTCTACCAGGTCGACACCGTCCAGCAGGCCGCCCTCGCTCTCACCGAGCGCCTCGGGGGCTACGCCTCCCGGCGCACCACCCAGCAGCTCACCCTGCGCATCCCGGCCGAGCACTTTCGCCAGGCCCTCGACGAGCTCTCGCGTCTGGGAGAAGTCTCCCACACCCAGTGGCAGGCCCACGACGTCTCCGAGGCCTACCGCGACCTCAACATCCGCCTGCAAAACGCGCTGGAGGTCCACGCCCGTATGAGCGCCATCCTGGAGCGCGCCCAGACCGTCGAGGACACCCTCCGCGTCGAAGCCCAGCTCGCGCGCCTCACCCAGGAGATCGAGCAGCTGCGCTCCCAGATCGAAAACCTCTCCCAGCAGATTGCCCTCTCCACCATCGACATCCACTTCCAGGTGCGTCAGCACGCCGAGCTCCCCGCCGACGACTACCTCTTGCCCTTCTCCTGGCTCAATGAGCTCGGCCTGGAGTCGCTCTTGCGCGCCCCGGAGGCCACGCGATGA